Proteins from a single region of Tumebacillus amylolyticus:
- a CDS encoding DUF350 domain-containing protein, which produces MEMQFEGFINFLLYLAVTLPLLGFGLLVFAFTTPYKEFKLISEGANTDDKQKINAAKAAAHDLGGKVIGLAIVLASAIYHSVSLLDLAIWGVIGAVFQVLVFYVFELLTPFKVIAEIPKGNVAVGIFASRLSIATGLLMAALISY; this is translated from the coding sequence ATGGAGATGCAATTCGAAGGTTTTATCAACTTTTTGCTGTACTTAGCGGTTACGTTGCCTCTATTGGGGTTCGGGCTGTTGGTGTTTGCGTTCACCACGCCCTATAAGGAATTCAAGCTGATCTCAGAAGGTGCGAACACCGACGACAAGCAGAAAATCAACGCGGCCAAAGCTGCGGCGCACGATCTCGGCGGCAAAGTGATCGGTCTCGCCATCGTGCTCGCTTCGGCGATCTATCATTCGGTTTCGTTGCTCGACCTCGCGATTTGGGGTGTGATCGGGGCGGTGTTCCAAGTGCTGGTGTTCTATGTATTCGAACTGCTCACCCCGTTCAAAGTCATCGCCGAGATTCCGAAAGGCAACGTGGCGGTCGGGATCTTCGCTTCTCGCTTGAGCATTGCAACGGGTCTGCTCATGGCGGCACTGATTTCGTACTAA